The proteins below are encoded in one region of Fibrella aestuarina BUZ 2:
- a CDS encoding YopX family protein: MNRPIKLRAWDAANRTLTPVTSIEQLVNPQLVISQFTGIYDARGVEVWEGDIIRWMHVDKVEQWAGVYHYLVCYRSGCFGTTDHEGVEFTPFSTREGPLADLVVGNVYLTPNQLTQNAEWEGVALPLDYLINAN, translated from the coding sequence ATGAATAGGCCGATCAAACTACGGGCGTGGGATGCTGCCAACAGGACGCTCACGCCCGTTACCAGCATAGAGCAGCTGGTAAACCCTCAGCTAGTTATTTCCCAATTCACCGGCATTTACGATGCCCGGGGCGTGGAGGTTTGGGAAGGTGACATTATTCGCTGGATGCATGTCGACAAGGTAGAGCAGTGGGCTGGGGTATATCACTACCTCGTCTGTTATCGATCAGGCTGCTTTGGCACCACCGATCATGAGGGGGTCGAGTTTACCCCCTTTTCTACCCGTGAGGGGCCGTTAGCTGATCTGGTGGTTGGCAACGTATACCTGACTCCCAATCAACTGACTCAAAATGCCGAATGGGAAGGAGTAGCCCTACCGCTGGACTACCTGATTAACGCCAACTAG
- a CDS encoding AraC family transcriptional regulator → MRYIHSFPEHYSQHNQLPIRIVSPNFGHLSPQAIDTYGSIHRLPYYFFLFIQDGSTQQNADGETFEIGRHELLFLLPHQIHQLTGNLHGNDYYKLGFDEECLSRLPKQYPFLLNPLNQQKIRFLPAAARRLQAIFDLLQGLLTVSDTDPDLILAHLNSLLTEINSAYFAGDCKPADSRLTKYIGFKVFVENNLTDHPTIKDIAQELALSTDSLYQLVKQYSGRSPKEFITDRLILEARRRLYCGEPSSVKELAFELGFNDPDYFSRLFKKVTGKTVAGFFQDLS, encoded by the coding sequence ATGCGCTATATCCATTCGTTCCCTGAGCACTACAGCCAACATAACCAATTGCCCATTCGGATCGTTTCCCCAAATTTTGGCCACTTGTCTCCACAAGCCATAGATACCTATGGCTCTATTCACCGTTTACCCTACTACTTCTTCCTGTTTATTCAGGATGGCTCTACTCAGCAGAACGCTGATGGGGAGACGTTCGAGATAGGCAGGCATGAACTACTTTTCCTCTTGCCTCACCAAATTCACCAATTGACGGGTAACCTACACGGAAATGATTATTATAAACTGGGCTTTGATGAAGAATGCCTTTCCCGATTGCCCAAGCAATACCCATTCCTACTTAATCCGCTCAATCAGCAAAAAATACGTTTTTTACCCGCTGCCGCTCGTAGGCTTCAAGCAATTTTTGACCTACTTCAGGGGTTACTAACCGTTTCAGATACGGACCCTGACCTTATACTGGCTCATTTGAACAGCCTACTGACGGAAATTAATAGTGCTTATTTTGCAGGGGACTGCAAGCCAGCCGATAGCCGGCTGACCAAATATATCGGCTTCAAAGTGTTTGTCGAAAACAACCTGACCGATCACCCGACCATTAAGGACATAGCCCAGGAACTGGCCCTAAGCACTGACAGCTTATATCAGTTAGTGAAACAGTACTCGGGACGCTCACCAAAAGAATTTATTACCGACCGACTTATCCTAGAAGCCAGACGTCGCCTGTATTGCGGAGAACCCTCTTCGGTCAAGGAATTAGCTTTTGAGCTGGGGTTCAATGACCCGGACTACTTTTCCCGCTTGTTTAAAAAAGTAACCGGCAAAACGGTCGCCGGGTTTTTCCAAGATTTGTCCTGA
- a CDS encoding dihydrofolate reductase family protein, with the protein MRKLVLFAHISLDGFAADTDGSLGFLSYTHELQQFADELVKTVGAPIYGKHTYQLMAGYWPTVLIDPTASQHQLDHARWVEQIPKIVFSTTLARADWSNTRLIKDNVVEEITQLKQQAGKDLVIFGSPGLAKSFMQLGLIDEYQLTLHPVILGKGIPLFDSHTSMTKLTLLTSKALGSGVVTLHYTAQQ; encoded by the coding sequence ATGAGAAAGTTAGTTTTATTCGCCCACATATCCCTGGATGGCTTTGCCGCCGACACTGATGGCAGCCTGGGTTTTTTGTCCTACACTCACGAGCTCCAACAATTCGCTGATGAACTGGTAAAGACGGTTGGCGCGCCGATTTACGGCAAGCATACCTATCAGTTAATGGCCGGCTACTGGCCCACCGTTTTGATTGATCCAACGGCCAGCCAACACCAACTTGACCATGCGCGATGGGTAGAGCAGATTCCCAAAATCGTTTTTTCCACTACCTTGGCCCGTGCAGATTGGTCTAACACGAGGCTCATCAAAGACAATGTCGTCGAGGAGATAACCCAACTCAAACAGCAAGCGGGCAAAGACCTAGTGATTTTCGGCAGCCCTGGCCTAGCCAAAAGTTTCATGCAACTAGGCTTGATTGATGAATACCAATTAACGCTGCATCCGGTCATCCTTGGGAAAGGTATCCCCCTGTTTGACAGTCACACATCAATGACTAAGTTGACCTTACTGACTTCAAAAGCGCTCGGTTCGGGGGTAGTGACGTTACATTATACTGCTCAGCAATAA
- a CDS encoding nuclear transport factor 2 family protein, whose translation MSALANKQLTETIFAQLALGNDQPFLEAMADDMQWRWMGSGPWAKTFEGKQSVVNDLWGAIKTTLRPPYKAKAKRIIGDGDYVVVEAVGENTTPEGKPYNNHYCWVCYLKEGKLRAINEYMDTELVTKTFQ comes from the coding sequence ATGAGCGCTCTGGCCAATAAACAACTAACGGAAACAATTTTCGCCCAACTAGCTCTAGGCAATGATCAACCCTTTTTGGAAGCGATGGCCGACGACATGCAGTGGCGCTGGATGGGCAGTGGGCCATGGGCCAAGACCTTTGAGGGGAAACAGTCGGTGGTCAACGATCTATGGGGAGCGATAAAGACGACCTTACGGCCTCCCTACAAAGCGAAGGCTAAACGTATCATTGGGGATGGGGATTATGTAGTGGTTGAAGCCGTTGGGGAGAACACGACGCCTGAGGGCAAGCCGTATAATAATCACTATTGTTGGGTATGCTACCTAAAAGAGGGAAAGCTACGGGCGATCAATGAGTACATGGACACTGAACTAGTGACCAAAACATTTCAATAG
- a CDS encoding sensor histidine kinase, which produces MQELIDFLSRLTDTRDWPPRWLCGHWTDFHGWLYIGSDLTIWLAYMGIPLILLRFIFIKKGIPLPGVFALFGAFILLCGTSHLVDATMFWWPAYRFNALVRFLTAIVSVATVFALIRYFNEAVGLRTSSEYERELAIRQQILQELSRSNQELEQFAYVASHDLQSPLRTISSYLTLLETNYGGHLDDQGRHLIQTSTAAASRMRVLINDLLTFSHVGSALEFTEVNLQDLVAEILEEQQHEMNAVQATIEVGPLPTLQAGRTELKQLFQNLITNGLKYHRAGVPVQLQVQAKELGNSYQFSVTDNGIGIDPKHYQRVFQLFQRLHGRARYPGTGIGLATCKKIIDIYGGKIWIDSVPGNGSTFYFTIPKHIQAIRQYTELTSLQASN; this is translated from the coding sequence ATGCAGGAGTTGATTGATTTCTTAAGTCGCCTAACGGACACCCGCGATTGGCCGCCGCGCTGGCTGTGTGGTCACTGGACGGATTTTCACGGTTGGTTATACATTGGCTCAGACCTGACAATCTGGTTGGCTTACATGGGCATCCCGCTGATTTTACTGCGGTTTATTTTTATCAAAAAGGGCATCCCGCTGCCAGGGGTTTTTGCCCTGTTCGGGGCCTTCATTCTGTTGTGTGGCACATCCCATTTGGTAGATGCCACCATGTTTTGGTGGCCTGCCTATCGCTTCAACGCCCTGGTGCGTTTCCTAACGGCTATTGTGTCGGTAGCTACCGTCTTTGCCCTGATCCGTTACTTCAACGAAGCAGTTGGCCTGCGTACTTCCAGCGAGTATGAGCGAGAACTGGCTATACGGCAGCAGATCTTACAGGAGTTGAGTCGCTCTAATCAAGAGTTAGAACAGTTTGCCTACGTGGCCTCGCACGACTTGCAATCGCCGCTGAGAACGATCAGCAGTTACCTGACTTTGCTGGAAACAAACTATGGCGGCCACCTGGATGACCAGGGACGACACCTTATCCAGACGTCAACCGCGGCTGCCAGCCGAATGCGGGTGCTGATCAATGACCTGCTCACCTTTTCACACGTGGGGTCTGCGCTGGAATTCACCGAGGTGAACCTTCAGGACCTTGTAGCCGAGATTCTTGAAGAGCAACAGCACGAAATGAATGCCGTTCAGGCGACTATTGAGGTGGGGCCACTGCCCACCTTGCAAGCCGGTCGTACTGAGCTTAAGCAACTGTTCCAAAACCTGATCACGAACGGTCTTAAGTACCACCGTGCCGGCGTGCCTGTTCAGCTACAAGTGCAAGCCAAGGAGTTAGGCAACAGCTACCAGTTTTCCGTTACCGATAATGGGATTGGCATCGATCCGAAACACTATCAACGGGTGTTTCAGCTTTTTCAACGGTTGCATGGCCGGGCAAGGTACCCCGGCACGGGTATCGGGCTGGCCACCTGCAAGAAGATCATCGACATCTACGGTGGAAAAATCTGGATCGATAGCGTCCCCGGCAATGGCTCTACCTTTTATTTCACCATCCCGAAACACATTCAGGCCATCCGGCAGTATACCGAGTTAACGTCTTTGCAGGCGAGCAATTAA
- a CDS encoding NAD-dependent epimerase/dehydratase family protein encodes MVTGVTGLVGERLLRRLVDAGMDCRALVRPGKRVPTGVSAVEGDLFNATSLTEAVKDVSVVIHLAAVFRTQDTDLIWKSNLEGTRNLINTVKAHSPGARFILASTTNVYNADNPHPGREDDPVAPHQAYPASKVAAEQELRASGLNWVVLRFPFVYGDGDGHLEALPKYAKAGNWHPAMRMSTIHHRDIATAMKLALLGSMDKRIVNIADEAPTSIYELAQLVNEPVDSSSEPLVNPWYLLSDSTLARRLGFQPTVRTVYQAVQESIM; translated from the coding sequence TTGGTAACTGGAGTAACCGGCCTTGTCGGGGAGCGCCTGCTCCGGCGTCTTGTCGATGCGGGTATGGACTGCCGCGCGCTGGTGCGCCCTGGAAAGCGTGTTCCAACCGGTGTGTCGGCTGTAGAGGGTGACCTATTCAATGCTACATCGCTCACCGAAGCCGTTAAGGATGTGTCAGTCGTTATCCACCTGGCAGCGGTATTTCGCACGCAAGACACGGATCTGATTTGGAAGAGCAATCTGGAAGGGACGCGCAACCTGATCAATACAGTAAAAGCGCATTCGCCTGGCGCCCGATTCATTCTGGCCAGTACGACCAACGTTTACAACGCAGATAATCCACACCCTGGTCGCGAAGATGACCCGGTAGCTCCCCACCAGGCCTACCCAGCTAGCAAAGTGGCGGCTGAGCAGGAACTGCGGGCAAGTGGTCTGAATTGGGTAGTGCTGCGGTTTCCCTTTGTGTATGGCGACGGGGATGGGCATCTGGAAGCGTTACCGAAGTATGCGAAAGCCGGCAACTGGCACCCGGCCATGCGGATGAGTACCATCCACCACCGCGACATCGCAACGGCAATGAAGCTGGCCTTATTGGGTTCGATGGACAAGCGCATCGTTAATATTGCCGATGAAGCCCCCACGTCGATTTATGAATTAGCCCAGCTGGTTAATGAGCCAGTAGACTCCTCCTCTGAGCCGTTAGTAAATCCTTGGTACTTGCTTAGCGATAGTACGTTGGCTCGTCGTCTCGGCTTCCAACCTACTGTTCGGACAGTCTATCAGGCCGTACAGGAAAGTATCATGTAA
- a CDS encoding DUF4260 domain-containing protein, translating into MKTLIKVEEAAQFALSIIVFTKLPFVWWVYPVLLLLPDVSMIGYMINAKVGAFTYNVVHHKALAIIVGVVGLFLANNYWLLAGVLLFGHASMDRMFGYGLKYLRGFTFTHLGEVGAPKKSASRESNYSHSAIPTHH; encoded by the coding sequence ATGAAAACGCTCATCAAAGTTGAAGAAGCCGCTCAGTTCGCCCTCTCGATTATTGTCTTCACCAAACTACCCTTCGTTTGGTGGGTGTATCCCGTTCTGTTGTTACTGCCCGACGTAAGTATGATCGGTTATATGATTAATGCCAAAGTAGGCGCCTTCACCTACAATGTGGTACATCATAAGGCATTGGCTATTATTGTAGGTGTTGTTGGCCTCTTTCTGGCTAACAATTATTGGCTACTGGCGGGCGTACTGCTGTTTGGCCACGCGTCTATGGATCGGATGTTCGGCTACGGACTGAAATACCTCAGGGGCTTCACGTTTACGCACTTAGGCGAAGTAGGCGCACCAAAAAAGTCAGCTTCCCGAGAGAGCAACTACAGTCACAGCGCCATCCCGACACATCATTGA
- a CDS encoding tape measure protein has product METGEPLHFSALINDTQWTNTLTRMERRMLGFTNTVQRESSQIDQLFSRLGQAAAGAFAVAGLAGLPQQLVKVRGEFQQLEIAFTTMLRSKEKSDTLIRELSNEALKSPFQLSELSQGAKQLLAYGSSAEGVVSELRMIGDVASGVSAPVGDLIYLYGTLRSQGRAYAVDLRQFAGRGIPIYAELSKVLGVSVEQVNDLVSAGKVGFPQVEQAFKNMTSTGGMFEGLMAKQVQSLTGLASNFKDAWAQMLNEIGKETEGPIGAAIQGATELTTHYKDIAKYLAALAAGYGAYKAAVVITTTVERTRLFLLESLKLEQALAAASGEVLTEQQGRQIVVSKFLARAQAQLNATMLANPYVAVATVLATLVAAYFAFREEVIEVKTAQQLLGEATADINKRVGEQAGEVKSLTGILKNQNIAESERLKAYNRLREISPDIVRGLDFQRAKTADLTNEVNNYISALRQQISLEVYSAKYKEAFTKQIEAQDNVDKKRQEFLDKQKASQASKSTGPINASGSAMGYDAGAASSAGQLLLARQAFESAVEAKQQADRAIGELDKVMGSVYQQGTKQGLEAQKKKLEIQLSQLGQLNKLSKAYKYTEDQLAAVNKQLDTLNSNPKADQSFADRLAKANDAGTLRLVASYAKTDKLRDDLIKKVKEKRTDAVDGSKEKAALEKLESDLEKLTAKGRAKAGKAAAKEAEKEGIFGSEQYYANIIQKADELIRKTTDPKIQQQQQAIKDNAQRQIELIKRSVEAPLNSIPFFEAQIADAQKALEKLPVGADPALIKSYQSVVTESQKQLDELRKRNAVKTFGEELEEKQRQYVLYESWVAAYGQEAADKQFANLKVSGTSYLDYLDKQIAALESKRGGGVLSEQDAQNLTELIGQKKGLTGGKSAIEAFTDQLQRAKAEAGSLTQYLKYLEAQQAKLDPKDTSALTTDKRVVIQKEKVETTSQRFGNLQEFLKSVVDSEEQRQAIENHYADLRAQADEFYIYKESKAYKDFIANLEKARKEELKGVKDATVEGSDEFKAFTKTITSEGRKALKERLKQADDELNYKKKLYGEDSEEYRKAVLSKRQAERDLATDRLQYYQEFAQFFGELGGMLSGLTGELGEMGRLLSGVSAGAGKLVSSFKPGITGQERLNIGLSAGLDLINIITSSSAQRQQAESDFMRNQIALQQQYNLALNEQIGIQSSTDSNVFIKDKEKALRGGIEQLGKANTDYLKSIALLSQGRAKNGQSDKTDWGAVGSGAVAGATIGSVIPGVGTVIGAVGGAIVGGLIGLFGGEKRTDDYIGLLEKYPGLIKQGANGQAEINKELAQSLLASNQLDEATQQLVQNTLDWQGQIEKAKEQINGAVADLAGGLGDSLRDALVSAFSDGTDAAERFGESVSDTLENVLSQIIFNSVFKSQFDELQKQLVASFDVGGDNNVIDDLGNFYQKYNYLVTDFSKALSDAQLEADKFGLDIFSSKDKKSQKAGVDKGLSGAIKGVTEETASVLAGQLNAIRITQADNAVTMRSQLVMLTNISNNSNYLSYLRTIDRTLEEMKANAKADPLRAKGG; this is encoded by the coding sequence ATGGAAACAGGTGAACCGCTTCACTTTAGCGCACTCATTAATGATACCCAGTGGACTAATACGCTGACTCGCATGGAGCGCCGTATGCTGGGATTTACCAATACCGTTCAGCGGGAAAGTAGTCAGATTGATCAACTATTTTCCCGATTAGGGCAAGCCGCGGCCGGCGCGTTCGCAGTGGCAGGATTGGCCGGGCTACCTCAACAACTCGTCAAAGTGCGGGGCGAATTTCAGCAGTTGGAAATCGCCTTTACAACGATGCTTCGCTCGAAAGAGAAGAGCGATACACTCATCCGTGAGCTATCGAACGAAGCCCTTAAATCCCCCTTCCAGTTATCCGAATTAAGCCAGGGGGCAAAGCAGCTTTTGGCTTACGGCTCGTCGGCGGAAGGTGTCGTGAGTGAGTTGCGAATGATCGGCGATGTGGCATCAGGTGTATCAGCGCCAGTTGGTGACCTGATATACCTCTATGGTACTCTTCGTTCGCAGGGGCGAGCGTACGCCGTCGACCTGAGACAATTTGCGGGACGTGGCATCCCGATCTACGCCGAATTGTCAAAAGTGCTCGGAGTTTCGGTTGAGCAGGTCAATGATCTGGTAAGTGCCGGGAAAGTAGGTTTTCCGCAGGTTGAGCAGGCCTTCAAAAACATGACATCAACCGGCGGCATGTTCGAAGGGCTGATGGCAAAACAGGTTCAGTCGCTTACGGGCCTTGCCTCCAATTTCAAAGATGCATGGGCGCAAATGCTCAACGAAATTGGCAAAGAGACCGAAGGTCCGATAGGGGCCGCCATCCAAGGGGCAACCGAACTCACCACCCATTACAAAGACATTGCCAAGTATCTGGCCGCGTTAGCTGCGGGTTACGGTGCATACAAAGCAGCTGTAGTGATTACTACGACCGTCGAGCGGACCCGTTTGTTTTTGCTTGAGTCGCTCAAATTGGAGCAGGCTTTGGCCGCCGCATCAGGGGAAGTATTGACCGAGCAACAGGGACGGCAGATCGTTGTTAGCAAGTTTCTTGCGCGGGCGCAGGCCCAGCTTAACGCCACCATGCTGGCAAATCCCTACGTCGCTGTAGCAACCGTACTGGCTACGCTGGTAGCGGCCTACTTTGCGTTTCGGGAAGAGGTCATCGAGGTAAAAACAGCCCAGCAACTGTTGGGCGAAGCAACTGCCGACATCAACAAACGAGTTGGGGAGCAGGCCGGGGAGGTAAAGTCACTGACGGGTATACTGAAGAATCAGAACATTGCCGAATCGGAACGACTGAAAGCCTATAACCGATTGCGCGAAATCTCACCTGATATTGTTCGGGGGCTGGACTTTCAGCGGGCCAAAACGGCAGACCTGACCAACGAGGTAAATAATTACATTTCTGCCCTTCGTCAGCAAATCTCCCTCGAGGTGTACAGTGCCAAATACAAAGAGGCATTCACCAAGCAGATCGAGGCGCAGGATAATGTAGATAAAAAGCGGCAAGAGTTTCTTGATAAACAGAAAGCATCCCAAGCGTCCAAGTCCACCGGCCCGATCAATGCCAGTGGCTCAGCAATGGGGTATGATGCCGGGGCGGCCTCTTCTGCTGGGCAGTTACTATTGGCCAGACAGGCGTTTGAATCCGCTGTAGAGGCAAAACAGCAAGCCGATCGGGCGATAGGTGAACTGGATAAGGTGATGGGCTCTGTTTACCAACAGGGAACAAAGCAGGGTTTGGAGGCTCAAAAAAAGAAGCTGGAAATCCAGTTGAGTCAGTTGGGCCAACTCAACAAGCTCAGCAAGGCGTACAAATACACCGAAGATCAGCTAGCAGCCGTCAATAAGCAGCTGGATACGCTCAACAGCAACCCGAAAGCCGATCAGTCGTTTGCCGACCGCTTAGCGAAGGCCAACGACGCCGGTACGTTGCGCCTGGTTGCTTCGTACGCCAAGACCGACAAGCTACGGGACGATCTGATTAAGAAGGTCAAGGAGAAGCGAACAGATGCGGTAGATGGTAGCAAAGAGAAAGCAGCCCTCGAAAAGCTCGAAAGTGACCTCGAAAAACTGACGGCCAAAGGCCGGGCGAAAGCGGGTAAAGCCGCCGCTAAGGAGGCTGAAAAAGAGGGCATATTTGGTAGTGAGCAGTACTACGCCAACATTATTCAGAAGGCCGATGAGCTGATTCGCAAAACGACCGACCCCAAGATTCAGCAGCAACAACAGGCCATCAAGGACAATGCTCAGCGGCAGATCGAACTCATCAAACGGTCGGTCGAGGCTCCTCTAAACAGTATCCCGTTTTTTGAGGCACAAATTGCCGATGCCCAGAAAGCATTAGAGAAATTACCTGTGGGTGCCGATCCGGCCCTTATCAAGTCATACCAGTCCGTTGTTACCGAATCCCAAAAGCAGCTTGACGAGTTGCGGAAGCGCAATGCCGTTAAAACGTTCGGGGAAGAACTGGAAGAAAAGCAGCGCCAGTACGTGCTGTACGAAAGCTGGGTAGCCGCCTATGGACAAGAGGCGGCCGATAAGCAGTTTGCTAATCTCAAAGTGTCAGGTACGTCGTATCTGGACTACCTCGACAAACAAATTGCCGCCCTGGAGTCGAAGCGGGGCGGAGGTGTTTTGTCGGAACAGGACGCTCAGAATTTGACCGAGCTCATCGGCCAGAAAAAAGGGTTGACGGGCGGAAAGTCGGCCATTGAAGCGTTTACCGACCAGTTGCAGCGGGCAAAGGCAGAAGCCGGTAGTCTGACCCAGTACCTGAAGTACCTCGAAGCCCAGCAAGCCAAACTCGACCCGAAGGATACCTCAGCGCTTACGACAGACAAACGGGTCGTTATTCAAAAAGAGAAGGTCGAAACGACGAGCCAGCGGTTTGGCAACTTGCAGGAGTTTCTAAAGAGCGTCGTCGATAGCGAAGAACAGCGGCAGGCTATTGAGAACCATTATGCCGACCTCCGCGCGCAGGCCGACGAGTTCTACATCTACAAAGAGAGCAAAGCCTACAAGGACTTTATTGCCAACCTGGAGAAAGCCCGCAAAGAAGAATTGAAAGGCGTCAAAGATGCTACCGTTGAGGGATCCGATGAGTTCAAGGCATTCACCAAAACGATCACGTCTGAAGGGCGCAAAGCGTTGAAAGAACGGCTTAAACAGGCCGACGATGAATTAAACTACAAAAAGAAACTATACGGAGAGGATTCGGAAGAGTATCGCAAAGCGGTCTTATCGAAACGGCAGGCCGAACGCGACTTAGCCACTGATCGGCTGCAATACTATCAGGAATTTGCGCAGTTTTTCGGGGAACTAGGCGGTATGCTTAGCGGCCTAACGGGTGAGCTTGGCGAAATGGGCCGGTTGTTGTCAGGGGTATCGGCCGGGGCAGGCAAGCTGGTCAGTTCCTTCAAACCAGGCATCACTGGGCAGGAGCGGCTCAACATTGGCCTATCGGCAGGGCTCGATCTGATCAATATCATTACCTCGTCATCAGCGCAGCGGCAGCAGGCGGAATCCGATTTTATGCGCAACCAGATTGCCTTGCAGCAGCAATATAATCTGGCACTGAATGAGCAGATCGGCATTCAATCGAGCACGGACAGTAACGTGTTCATCAAGGATAAGGAGAAGGCACTACGGGGTGGTATTGAGCAACTGGGCAAGGCTAATACCGACTACCTGAAGTCAATAGCCTTGCTGAGTCAGGGTAGGGCCAAAAACGGTCAGTCCGATAAAACCGACTGGGGGGCGGTTGGTAGTGGCGCTGTTGCCGGAGCGACTATTGGTTCCGTGATCCCCGGCGTCGGTACAGTTATCGGGGCGGTCGGCGGGGCCATTGTGGGCGGGCTGATTGGCTTGTTCGGCGGCGAAAAGCGGACGGATGACTACATCGGGCTGCTGGAGAAATATCCGGGTCTCATCAAGCAGGGCGCTAACGGCCAGGCAGAAATCAACAAAGAACTTGCTCAGAGCCTGCTGGCGAGCAACCAGCTTGATGAGGCGACCCAGCAACTTGTACAAAACACGCTCGATTGGCAGGGTCAAATTGAAAAAGCTAAAGAGCAGATCAACGGCGCCGTAGCTGATCTAGCCGGGGGGCTGGGTGACTCGTTACGGGATGCTTTGGTAAGTGCATTTAGCGACGGCACGGATGCCGCTGAGCGTTTTGGTGAATCGGTATCAGACACGCTTGAAAACGTCTTGAGCCAAATCATTTTCAACTCGGTCTTCAAAAGCCAGTTCGATGAACTACAGAAACAACTGGTTGCCTCGTTTGATGTAGGGGGCGATAACAATGTGATTGACGACCTGGGAAACTTTTACCAGAAGTACAATTATCTGGTAACCGACTTCTCCAAGGCCCTATCTGATGCCCAGCTTGAAGCTGATAAGTTCGGGTTGGATATTTTCAGTAGTAAAGACAAAAAAAGCCAAAAGGCGGGCGTGGACAAAGGCTTATCCGGTGCGATCAAGGGCGTGACCGAGGAGACAGCATCGGTGCTGGCTGGGCAGCTCAACGCCATTCGGATCACCCAGGCTGATAACGCCGTCACGATGCGTAGTCAACTGGTGATGCTCACCAACATTTCCAATAACTCCAACTACCTGAGTTACCTGCGCACCATCGACCGGACGCTGGAGGAAATGAAGGCTAATGCCAAAGCCGATCCGCTGCGGGCGAAAGGAGGTTGA
- a CDS encoding flavin-containing monooxygenase, with protein sequence MSKPILDVIVVGAGHAGISVSYYLAKQGVSHLVFEKGQIGETWRSQRWDSFKMNSANRLNLLPQQATYFDDPDAFAGATEFALALESYAHQENLPVKEYCPVVSVHTDQQRGVFRVTVSEQGKDTAYLSRRLVIASGSQNRIWVPDWANHLAQPVVQLHASQYKNAHQLPAGNVLVVGSGQSGTQIAQDLLRSGRHVFLSTARVGRIPRRYRGKDIFDWLVTIGFYNTLTEEVTDPSLLTVKNPQVSGAGQRGKTSSLQSLARSGAIILGRADRADADTIFFQPNSSANVRYADEFSQQVKQRIDEYIQKNKVLAPLADIDLDDVPDEEAACASDLTQLNLVQETITSIIWTTGFRGDFSYLPLPVLNEERFPKHRNGIGAVEGLYFIGLPWLRKRQSAIILGIKEDAEFIVSHIVKSGLPGRG encoded by the coding sequence ATGAGTAAGCCGATACTGGACGTCATTGTGGTTGGCGCGGGGCATGCTGGCATTAGCGTCAGCTATTATTTAGCCAAACAGGGTGTTTCCCATCTGGTCTTTGAGAAGGGACAAATCGGGGAAACCTGGCGTTCCCAGCGGTGGGATTCCTTTAAGATGAACTCGGCTAACAGATTAAATCTGCTTCCCCAACAGGCCACCTATTTTGACGACCCCGATGCCTTTGCTGGGGCAACTGAATTTGCGCTGGCGCTGGAATCCTACGCCCACCAAGAAAATCTGCCAGTTAAAGAATACTGTCCGGTCGTGTCCGTACATACCGACCAGCAACGAGGTGTCTTTCGGGTTACCGTCTCGGAGCAGGGCAAAGACACAGCCTATCTCAGCCGACGGCTAGTGATCGCCTCGGGTAGTCAAAATAGGATTTGGGTCCCTGACTGGGCCAATCACTTAGCCCAGCCGGTGGTGCAACTACACGCCAGTCAATACAAAAATGCCCATCAACTCCCCGCTGGAAATGTGTTGGTGGTAGGGAGTGGCCAATCCGGAACTCAGATCGCCCAGGATTTGCTGCGTTCGGGGCGACACGTTTTTCTGTCGACGGCCCGGGTTGGTCGGATACCAAGACGCTACCGGGGTAAAGATATTTTTGACTGGCTTGTTACGATTGGGTTTTACAATACGCTTACTGAGGAGGTCACTGACCCGTCTTTGTTAACGGTCAAAAACCCGCAGGTGTCGGGAGCCGGGCAGCGGGGGAAAACCTCTAGCTTACAGTCTCTGGCCAGAAGTGGAGCCATTATACTGGGTCGGGCGGACAGAGCCGACGCCGACACAATTTTTTTTCAGCCCAATTCGTCCGCTAACGTCAGGTACGCTGACGAATTTTCTCAGCAGGTGAAACAGCGCATCGACGAGTACATTCAAAAAAATAAGGTGTTGGCTCCGCTTGCCGACATTGATCTGGATGATGTGCCGGACGAAGAAGCCGCCTGCGCGTCTGATTTGACGCAACTGAATCTTGTCCAGGAGACGATCACCTCCATCATTTGGACGACCGGGTTTAGGGGTGATTTCAGCTACCTGCCCCTGCCTGTGCTCAATGAGGAGCGGTTCCCCAAGCATCGAAATGGGATTGGCGCCGTCGAGGGACTTTATTTTATTGGACTCCCTTGGTTGAGAAAACGGCAATCGGCAATCATATTGGGGATTAAGGAAGACGCAGAATTTATTGTCAGTCACATCGTAAAAAGTGGCTTACCTGGCCGTGGGTAG